The following are from one region of the Gossypium hirsutum isolate 1008001.06 chromosome D03, Gossypium_hirsutum_v2.1, whole genome shotgun sequence genome:
- the LOC107887660 gene encoding uncharacterized protein: MDSKKMEAILDWKQPKNVSEIQRFFILAGYYWSSNSSTCVDPTESGKDYVVYSDGSHSDLGYVLMQDEKVVAYALRQIKPHECNYSTHDLELVAKELNLRQRCWIKILKDYDCTIEYHLGKANVDVDALSRKSMSELGEMVARLSLSDDRGLLEDYMCDKP, encoded by the exons ATGGATTCAAAGAAAATGGAGGCTAtcttggattggaagcagccCAAGAATGTTAGTGAGATTCAGAGGTTTTTTATACTTGCTGGCTATTATTGGAG TTCTAACTCAAGCACTTGTGTTGATCCAACTGAGTCTGGGAAAGATtatgtggtctacagtgatggtTCTCATTCCGATCTTGGTTATGTGTTAATGCAAGATGAGAAAGTTGTGGCCTATGCTTTGAGACAAATCAAACCACATGAGTGCAATTATTCGACACATGATCTGGAGTTGGTTGCT AAGGAGTTGAACTTAAGACAGAGATGTTGGATCAAAATTCTAAAAGACTATGACTGTACCATCGAGTACCATctgggtaaggctaatgtggatgtagatgcattgagtaggaagtCCATGTCTGAGTTGGGGGAAATGGTTGCTAGATTGAGTTTATCTGATGATAGGGGACTTCTTGAGGATTACATGTGTGACAAACCTTGA